The Ferrovibrio sp. MS7 sequence AAAGCTTGGCGGCTAGTATTCCTTTCTTTATCTCTGAGATTGTTAATGGAGCAGCTTCGCTTTCGGAAATATCAGCAGATTTTATTCTATCTTCGAATGGATTCCCTGTTTCGGCAGACAACAGATCGAGTGATCGTGCGATGATGGCGCCGCACCTTTCGTGATGGCTCTCAGAGGATAATTTTAATTCGCCAGCGAGTTCGTCCAGTAGGCCGGGCGCGACCTTTTGTTGTTTACTGTTTATTGTTGTAAACAGTTCTGCTTCCTTAATTGCAGGGAGTTTTTCAAAAGCTAGGACAGGGAGAACGTGACTCTTTGCTTTTTCTGCTGTTTCCGTAAAGCCATATAGCCTATGTTGACCATCTATTATCCATATACTCTTAAAGCTATCTGGTAAGTACAATTGTCCAAAGGTTATTTGGCGGTCGTCAAAAGAAGTTTGTTTGTCAAAACGCACGGGACGTTTGAAGTTTGCAGTAATGCAATTTGGGAAGAAGCCACCTCGATCAAGATAAAGACCTATCTCTTTAAGACGGGATTTTTTTAGTACGCGCTGATACGCGGGTGCTCCGTCTGGATCCCGCAGGCCTCTATGATTTACGAATGCGATGGGTAGGAGGCGCGCCGCCGGCGCTAGAAAGAAAAAAGCCCATTGCCCTGCGAGTTTTGTACGAATCGCGGGAACAATGCAGTTCGCAAGGGATGGTATCTGCTGACTTGCTAAAAATTCTCCAAGAAACTGGTACTTCGCTGCTTTACCAACGTTTTTAGCAACTGTTTCGAAATAGCGAAGTTCTCTATCTTCAATTACATGAATATTATTCTCACCCGCTCGAAGCCGGTCTGGTTTTCCCCATATGATGTTACGCGTAGCAATAAGCCACAAGAATTTCAGATTCGGCTCATTGAAGTGTTTTTTTATGGATTTCGCCAGCGGTCCCTTCAATGTGGAGAATTCGCCGATTTCTTTTTGTAGAGATTTATTCTGCTTTTTTTCTGCTGATTTGCATTGAGCGACAATAACAACATCATCGATCCTTGCTATAACATCAATCTTCTTGGTGATCTGTTGTCCATCAATAGATAGGTTAACGTG is a genomic window containing:
- a CDS encoding DGQHR domain-containing protein yields the protein MGADCLNEGRNFHVNLSIDGQQITKKIDVIARIDDVVIVAQCKSAEKKQNKSLQKEIGEFSTLKGPLAKSIKKHFNEPNLKFLWLIATRNIIWGKPDRLRAGENNIHVIEDRELRYFETVAKNVGKAAKYQFLGEFLASQQIPSLANCIVPAIRTKLAGQWAFFFLAPAARLLPIAFVNHRGLRDPDGAPAYQRVLKKSRLKEIGLYLDRGGFFPNCITANFKRPVRFDKQTSFDDRQITFGQLYLPDSFKSIWIIDGQHRLYGFTETAEKAKSHVLPVLAFEKLPAIKEAELFTTINSKQQKVAPGLLDELAGELKLSSESHHERCGAIIARSLDLLSAETGNPFEDRIKSADISESEAAPLTISEIKKGILAAKLLGVESKSGIITPGPFYRNSPEESVHALCEGLTEYFSIIEKANQARWELGRAGYLCSNIGVQGHIRLLASLCEHIRTSTGQEPHTLEPSDLVEQIKPLLAPVVSIIMEADDLDFSRRFKQPFGSGGPPRYYAELCKIVRSEFEAFNPPDLDRLLSERDEAEAVRGDSLTKQIIDRVHGHVIKILKQNYGVNEYFDKGVPFKEIKKEAYSKRIDDNSRMPAENYLDLVDLKKIIECTPNWDMFKETMNIKLPNEKKGQAKYVGWLLKLNEIRRVNAHPYGRKYEDSDIELLEFIYERLNDMEA